In Oscillatoria sp. FACHB-1406, one DNA window encodes the following:
- a CDS encoding GAF domain-containing protein codes for MSILPKPDRQFNALQQAAYQLSSCTDQIFRQIEQEQILASIVDRIRSSLDLQTILTTTSTTLRQFLNADRVGVFRFTPGSGWDEGEFVAEDVVAEFNSAMAAKVYDRCFGSQFATYYARGRVQAVADIYNAGLSDCHVQILEQFQVRANLIVPVLKGEELWGLLCIHQCSNPRRWEFSEIEFVQKIAAHFAIALQQSEYLEQIKHQAALLVQTTARERALLRQKALVKIVNKVRQSLAFEEICQTATKEVRQLLEADRVTIYRFNPDWSGAFLFESVVDPWKPLVGASPSIEDTYLMETQGGRYAANETFAVSDIYAVGHSDCHIALLEEFQAKAYAIAPIFEGDRLWGLLTAFQNSAPRQWQTDEIELLAQIGEQLGIALQQAESVRQIQAQSIELKQILEELQQSQMQLVQNEKMASLGQLVAGVAHEINNPVNFIHGNLTHLNEYVNDLLTLARCYKQSDPEAALDIKALQAQAEDLDIDYILEDLPKTLASMQMGANRIRQIVLSLRNFSRLDEAAFKAVDIHEGIDSTLLILRHRMLKMNKGQYKVEIIKNYGDIPLVECYPAQLNQVFMNLISNALDALEEAIADGKLCADDQDNSSTPTIWISTRMDEKERVEISIRDNGIGVKGNNEAKIFDHFFTTKPVGKGTGLGLAISRQIISEKHCGTLILNSSLKQGAEFVIRLSVKLQNQSIS; via the coding sequence ATGTCTATCCTGCCTAAGCCCGATCGGCAATTTAATGCTCTACAACAAGCAGCGTACCAACTCTCCTCCTGTACCGACCAAATTTTTCGGCAGATTGAGCAGGAGCAGATATTAGCTAGCATTGTCGATCGGATTCGCTCGTCTCTAGACTTGCAGACGATCCTTACTACCACATCAACAACACTCCGTCAGTTTCTCAACGCCGATCGAGTCGGTGTATTTCGTTTCACTCCCGGCAGTGGGTGGGATGAAGGAGAGTTTGTAGCAGAAGATGTGGTCGCAGAGTTTAATTCAGCAATGGCTGCAAAAGTTTACGATCGCTGTTTTGGATCGCAGTTTGCTACCTACTATGCCCGAGGACGGGTACAAGCCGTTGCGGATATTTATAATGCTGGACTGAGTGATTGTCACGTTCAGATTCTCGAGCAATTTCAGGTTCGTGCCAATTTGATCGTTCCTGTCCTGAAAGGAGAGGAGCTATGGGGACTCTTATGTATCCATCAATGCAGCAATCCTCGACGTTGGGAGTTCTCAGAAATTGAATTTGTCCAGAAAATTGCTGCTCATTTCGCAATTGCTTTGCAGCAATCCGAGTATCTCGAACAGATTAAACATCAAGCCGCCCTGCTCGTTCAAACAACCGCTCGAGAGCGGGCTTTGCTTCGCCAGAAAGCACTCGTCAAAATTGTCAACAAGGTGCGACAATCGTTAGCCTTTGAGGAGATTTGCCAAACTGCGACCAAAGAAGTGCGTCAGTTGCTCGAAGCCGATCGCGTTACGATCTATCGGTTTAATCCAGACTGGAGCGGTGCTTTTCTATTTGAGTCTGTGGTTGACCCGTGGAAGCCTCTGGTGGGAGCTTCACCGAGCATTGAAGATACTTACTTGATGGAGACTCAAGGAGGACGTTACGCGGCCAACGAAACCTTTGCCGTCTCAGATATTTATGCAGTGGGACACTCTGATTGCCATATCGCATTGCTAGAAGAATTTCAAGCCAAAGCTTATGCGATCGCTCCAATTTTTGAAGGCGATCGTCTGTGGGGATTACTCACCGCCTTCCAAAATTCTGCCCCCCGGCAATGGCAAACCGACGAAATCGAATTACTCGCTCAAATTGGCGAACAGTTGGGTATTGCCCTACAGCAAGCAGAATCCGTGCGACAGATTCAAGCTCAATCGATAGAACTTAAGCAGATCCTTGAAGAACTGCAACAATCTCAAATGCAGCTAGTTCAAAACGAAAAAATGGCAAGCCTAGGACAACTGGTTGCGGGAGTTGCGCACGAAATCAACAACCCAGTTAACTTTATCCACGGCAATTTGACGCATCTGAATGAATATGTCAACGATTTACTCACACTGGCTCGCTGCTATAAACAGAGCGATCCTGAAGCAGCCCTAGATATTAAGGCACTCCAAGCGCAAGCTGAAGATCTTGATATCGACTACATCCTGGAAGATTTGCCCAAGACCCTAGCATCAATGCAGATGGGTGCGAACCGAATTCGACAGATTGTTTTATCTCTTCGCAATTTCTCTCGTCTGGATGAAGCTGCATTCAAGGCAGTGGATATTCATGAGGGAATTGATAGTACCTTGCTGATATTGAGGCATCGAATGCTCAAAATGAACAAGGGTCAATATAAGGTTGAAATCATCAAAAACTATGGCGACATTCCATTAGTAGAATGTTATCCGGCTCAGCTAAACCAAGTGTTCATGAATCTTATATCGAATGCACTTGACGCGCTCGAAGAAGCCATTGCCGATGGAAAACTCTGCGCAGATGACCAAGACAACTCTTCGACTCCTACCATTTGGATTAGTACAAGAATGGATGAGAAAGAGCGAGTGGAAATCTCTATTCGTGACAACGGCATTGGGGTAAAAGGAAACAATGAAGCGAAGATATTCGATCATTTTTTTACTACGAAGCCTGTTGGAAAAGGGACGGGTTTAGGATTAGCAATTTCTCGTCAAATTATCAGTGAAAAACATTGTGGAACACTAATTTTAAACTCATCTCTTAAACAGGGCGCTGAATTTGTTATTCGTTTATCAGTTAAGCTACAAAATCAATCGATTAGCTAA
- a CDS encoding DUF4058 family protein — MAPSFPGMNPYLENPSLSSEVHSWLIVELARSLNPLLVPKYRAAVEKRVYLDTLLVGIPDASVFQQTPESEPSCVVTTGVLSKPILVTVPLTEEITERYLEIREVKTGRVVTVVEVLSPKNKRVGEGRDKYLTKRQKVLNSTTHLVEIDLLRTGNFMPMAEAIPSHYRILVSRANLRPEAELYPFNVRESMPQFLLPLQSGDEEPVVNLSEILGQVYQEAALDLAIDYSVQPVPALSESDFQWVRSLIEL, encoded by the coding sequence ATGGCACCGAGTTTTCCGGGGATGAACCCGTATTTGGAAAATCCCTCATTATCGTCGGAGGTTCACTCTTGGCTGATTGTTGAGTTGGCGCGATCGCTTAATCCCTTATTAGTACCTAAATATCGAGCCGCCGTTGAGAAACGGGTTTACTTGGATACTCTACTGGTTGGCATTCCAGATGCCTCTGTTTTCCAACAAACGCCCGAGTCCGAACCAAGCTGTGTTGTAACAACGGGTGTTTTAAGCAAGCCAATTTTGGTGACAGTACCCCTGACTGAAGAAATTACCGAACGCTATCTGGAGATTCGGGAAGTCAAAACGGGGCGAGTGGTAACGGTTGTAGAAGTCCTCTCACCCAAGAATAAACGAGTTGGTGAAGGTCGAGACAAGTACCTAACCAAGCGACAAAAGGTTTTGAATAGTACGACTCACTTAGTTGAAATTGATTTGCTGAGAACGGGAAACTTTATGCCAATGGCGGAAGCGATTCCTTCGCACTATCGCATTCTGGTCAGTCGGGCTAATCTGCGTCCCGAAGCTGAACTTTACCCGTTTAATGTGCGCGAATCGATGCCCCAATTTTTGCTTCCTTTGCAGTCAGGAGATGAAGAACCTGTTGTGAATTTATCTGAGATTTTGGGACAGGTTTACCAGGAAGCGGCTCTAGATTTAGCGATCGATTATTCGGTGCAGCCTGTTCCAGCACTAAGCGAGAGCGATTTTCAGTGGGTGCGATCGTTGATAGAATTGTAG
- a CDS encoding ATP-binding protein, translating to MKKQSPEQPMSARYFLFSLRLTIPAILLFMGCIAGAFSYKHQVSLAHKQVEEDLTHHARLTATATAQLLEYIYRRTDLQNSQSESVTISIGRLSGDRNLSVALFCDERDLIRNASRYELQNQPLQKTLWADLVPVLKNVRTRRAGQIVTRPDRSSIQAIYPVVFPPQAGELRSRRVGAIILDYNLAKAKQRAIADASHQALQVVATQGFLCILVGFLLDRIVTQRARRLMLASNQLAQGNFDTRVHLQGADELTQMAQAFNYMAAQIQQNTEALQNSQQQLKAQTEELEQTLQELNQTQVQLIQQEKMSSLGQLVAGVAHEINNPVNFIHGNLNYVQEYCQDLCDLMQLYQQYYPSPIPEIEAKVEEIDLAFLQQDFPKILSSMKVGTSRIQQIVLSLRNFSRMDEAEFKAVDLHEGIESTLLILQHRLKAQPERPEICIIRNYGNLPTLECYSGQLNQVLMNILANAIDALEEKMRCQSCLLQSAIDALELQSPPSQQESSDCPYQITICTSVVDSEWIKIAIADNGLGIPEQFQNQIFNPFFTTKPVGKGTGLGLSISYQIITEKHRGKLECFSTPKVGTVFVIRLPIRQPDRAKIHS from the coding sequence ATGAAAAAGCAAAGCCCCGAGCAACCGATGTCTGCTCGGTATTTTCTATTTTCTTTACGCTTAACGATTCCGGCAATTTTGCTGTTTATGGGCTGTATTGCCGGGGCTTTTTCCTACAAGCACCAAGTCTCGCTCGCTCACAAACAGGTGGAGGAAGATTTAACTCATCACGCTCGATTGACGGCAACGGCAACCGCTCAACTTTTAGAGTATATTTACCGCAGAACCGATCTCCAAAATTCTCAATCTGAAAGCGTTACGATTTCGATCGGTCGCCTGTCGGGGGATAGGAATTTAAGTGTCGCCTTGTTCTGCGACGAACGCGATCTAATCCGCAATGCCAGTCGCTACGAATTACAAAATCAACCCTTACAGAAGACGCTTTGGGCGGATTTAGTCCCCGTTTTGAAGAACGTTCGCACTCGTCGAGCAGGGCAAATTGTTACCCGTCCAGATCGCAGTAGCATCCAAGCAATTTACCCGGTTGTCTTTCCCCCGCAAGCGGGCGAACTTCGTTCCCGTCGTGTCGGTGCAATTATATTAGATTACAACTTAGCGAAGGCGAAACAACGCGCGATCGCCGATGCTAGCCATCAAGCACTACAAGTCGTCGCCACACAGGGGTTTTTGTGCATTCTCGTCGGCTTTCTTTTAGATCGGATTGTTACCCAACGTGCTAGACGCTTGATGTTGGCGAGTAATCAACTGGCGCAGGGTAACTTTGATACCCGAGTTCACCTCCAGGGCGCGGATGAATTAACCCAGATGGCTCAAGCGTTCAATTATATGGCAGCCCAAATTCAACAAAATACTGAAGCGTTGCAAAACTCACAACAGCAGCTTAAAGCACAAACAGAAGAGTTAGAACAGACGCTGCAAGAGCTAAATCAAACCCAGGTTCAATTAATTCAACAAGAGAAGATGTCCAGCTTAGGACAGTTAGTCGCCGGAGTCGCCCATGAAATCAACAATCCTGTTAATTTCATTCACGGCAACCTCAACTATGTCCAGGAATACTGCCAGGATTTATGCGATCTCATGCAACTTTATCAGCAGTATTACCCCAGCCCCATACCAGAAATTGAAGCTAAGGTGGAGGAAATAGATTTAGCATTTTTGCAGCAAGATTTCCCGAAAATCCTCAGTTCCATGAAGGTCGGTACTTCTCGCATCCAGCAGATTGTACTGTCGCTACGCAACTTTTCTCGTATGGATGAAGCTGAATTTAAGGCTGTGGATCTGCACGAAGGGATTGAGAGTACGTTGCTAATTTTGCAACATCGTCTCAAGGCTCAACCGGAACGTCCAGAAATTTGCATTATCCGCAACTACGGCAACTTACCCACCCTAGAATGCTATAGCGGACAGCTTAATCAGGTGTTGATGAATATTTTAGCCAATGCGATCGACGCTTTGGAGGAAAAGATGCGGTGTCAAAGCTGTCTGTTACAATCGGCTATCGATGCACTTGAACTTCAGTCACCGCCCAGCCAGCAGGAAAGTTCGGATTGTCCGTATCAAATTACAATTTGTACCTCCGTCGTGGATTCTGAGTGGATAAAAATTGCGATCGCCGATAATGGACTTGGTATTCCCGAACAATTTCAAAATCAGATTTTTAACCCATTTTTTACGACTAAGCCTGTCGGGAAAGGAACCGGTTTAGGACTATCTATTAGCTACCAAATTATTACTGAAAAACACAGGGGAAAATTGGAGTGTTTTTCGACACCAAAAGTAGGAACGGTATTTGTAATTCGACTTCCTATTCGGCAACCCGATCGAGCAAAAATTCATTCATGA
- a CDS encoding glutathione S-transferase family protein codes for MLELYQFELSQYAEKVRLILDYKGLDYRKIEVTPGVGQLELVRLSGQRQVPVLKDGDVYIADSTEIAFYLERKYPERPLIPTNPRQRGLCLMMEEWADESIGLKGRRAFIGAFNKSQNFRTSLLPNGTPDFFKSVVGAIPGDVLDAIGSGIGFGGTAVKDATTALRQDLEAICLILQESPYLVGDTPTLADLTVAGLSMILKFPDGQYLDIPEGLKGKGVPGLADNSTYAPFWEWRDRIYADFRKPLSVVMPGTSPMPTSIEID; via the coding sequence ATGCTGGAGTTATACCAATTTGAACTATCGCAGTACGCAGAAAAAGTTCGACTAATCCTTGACTATAAAGGATTAGATTACCGCAAAATCGAAGTCACTCCCGGAGTCGGTCAACTCGAACTGGTGCGCCTCTCCGGACAGCGGCAAGTTCCCGTTCTTAAGGACGGAGATGTCTACATTGCCGATTCTACTGAAATCGCCTTTTACTTAGAGCGCAAATACCCCGAACGCCCTCTCATTCCCACTAATCCCCGTCAAAGAGGGTTGTGTTTGATGATGGAGGAATGGGCAGACGAATCCATCGGGTTAAAAGGACGACGAGCTTTTATCGGCGCGTTCAACAAAAGTCAAAATTTCCGCACTTCTTTACTTCCCAACGGTACGCCCGACTTCTTTAAAAGCGTCGTCGGCGCAATTCCAGGGGATGTTCTAGATGCGATCGGTTCGGGAATCGGGTTTGGCGGTACTGCGGTTAAGGATGCAACCACCGCACTCCGGCAAGATTTGGAAGCAATCTGCTTGATTTTGCAGGAGAGTCCTTACCTCGTCGGCGATACGCCAACCCTGGCAGATCTGACTGTTGCGGGGTTGAGTATGATTCTCAAGTTTCCTGACGGGCAGTATTTAGATATTCCCGAAGGATTAAAAGGGAAAGGTGTCCCCGGTTTAGCCGATAATAGTACATACGCTCCGTTTTGGGAATGGCGCGATCGCATCTACGCCGACTTCCGCAAACCCTTATCGGTTGTGATGCCTGGGACTTCGCCGATGCCCACCAGCATCGAAATCGACTAA
- a CDS encoding ABC transporter substrate-binding protein, whose amino-acid sequence MKRRYFDFLLVGLGSIACLLSILLGCNPAPQMPLRVGANVWPGFEPLFLAKDLGYYQGHPIELRDYPSSTEVSQAFRNNDIEVAALTMDETLLLAQTNPDIRVILITDFSNGADVLMVKPEIKTLQNLKGRKIGVESNALGGYLLSRVLDLAGLSPEDIQVISLGVSEHEQAYKQNLVDAVITFEPVRSNLLKAGANILFDSSQIPREIVDVLGVHQQLLTDREADLKALLEGWFRALDYHQQNPQEAARKMAVRGQVSPEQFIKSFELLTIPDRQTNLQLLSKTNPSLLQNTQRLLKIMLDKRLLNRSIPVEPLLNERIVRAIR is encoded by the coding sequence ATGAAACGTCGTTATTTTGATTTTTTGTTGGTCGGACTGGGAAGCATCGCCTGTCTCTTATCAATATTGCTCGGTTGCAACCCAGCACCTCAAATGCCTCTGCGGGTTGGGGCTAACGTTTGGCCGGGATTTGAGCCGCTATTTCTGGCCAAAGATCTGGGTTACTACCAGGGGCATCCCATCGAACTGCGGGACTATCCATCATCAACAGAAGTCAGTCAAGCGTTTCGGAACAACGATATCGAAGTTGCCGCGCTGACAATGGATGAGACTCTATTGCTAGCCCAAACGAATCCCGATATTCGCGTCATCTTAATTACAGATTTTTCTAATGGTGCTGATGTCCTGATGGTTAAGCCGGAGATTAAAACGCTGCAAAACCTCAAAGGACGAAAAATTGGGGTGGAGTCCAATGCGCTTGGGGGCTACTTATTGTCGCGCGTGCTAGACTTAGCGGGACTATCGCCCGAGGATATTCAAGTGATTTCCCTGGGTGTCTCCGAACACGAACAAGCTTACAAGCAAAACCTGGTTGATGCAGTGATTACCTTTGAGCCTGTTCGCTCCAACCTCCTCAAAGCCGGAGCTAATATTCTCTTTGATAGCTCTCAGATTCCGCGTGAAATTGTAGATGTATTAGGGGTTCATCAACAACTGTTGACCGATCGCGAAGCGGACTTGAAAGCTCTGCTCGAAGGCTGGTTTCGGGCGTTAGATTATCATCAGCAGAATCCTCAAGAAGCTGCTCGCAAAATGGCTGTACGAGGGCAAGTTAGCCCGGAGCAGTTTATCAAGTCTTTTGAATTACTCACCATTCCCGATCGCCAAACCAATCTCCAGTTATTGAGCAAAACAAATCCCTCTCTACTGCAAAATACTCAACGTCTCTTAAAAATCATGCTCGATAAACGATTGCTCAACCGCAGCATACCCGTAGAACCATTATTGAATGAACGAATTGTTCGAGCGATACGCTGA
- a CDS encoding Uma2 family endonuclease: MLLELQQITVLPGQRILLNHISWLEFEKILEELGDNRGTKVAYSNGILEIMAPLPEHEQDKELIGDLIKALLEEVDVEFWPLGSTTFKNEQMLQGLEPDNCFYIKNEAQVRGKKRLDLTIDPPPDLAIEVDVTSRTHTEIYKALKVPELWRFKRGKLQINIFQKDEYLEVETSPSFPGLPLKEAIPEFLERCKQEGRNKTMKAFREWVRENERG; the protein is encoded by the coding sequence ATGTTATTAGAACTCCAACAAATAACTGTACTGCCGGGACAGCGAATTCTGTTAAACCATATCAGTTGGTTGGAATTTGAGAAAATATTAGAGGAATTAGGGGATAATCGCGGTACAAAAGTTGCTTACAGTAACGGAATTTTAGAAATAATGGCACCGCTTCCAGAACACGAACAAGATAAAGAACTTATTGGCGATCTAATTAAAGCGCTTTTAGAAGAAGTAGATGTTGAGTTCTGGCCCTTGGGTTCGACCACATTTAAGAACGAGCAGATGTTACAAGGGCTTGAACCCGATAACTGCTTTTATATCAAAAACGAAGCACAAGTACGCGGCAAAAAACGACTCGATCTAACAATCGACCCGCCACCCGATTTAGCAATAGAAGTCGATGTCACTTCCCGCACCCACACTGAAATATACAAAGCCTTGAAAGTTCCCGAACTGTGGCGATTTAAACGCGGCAAGTTACAAATTAATATTTTCCAGAAAGATGAATATCTTGAAGTTGAAACCAGTCCGAGTTTTCCAGGTTTGCCCTTAAAGGAAGCTATCCCGGAATTTTTGGAGCGCTGCAAGCAGGAGGGGAGAAATAAAACCATGAAAGCGTTTCGGGAATGGGTGCGAGAAAACGAGCGAGGGTAA
- a CDS encoding N-6 DNA methylase, producing MTELPMFDEFLPVFFGIFQKSFKREADFLSYINRPDNQRRGDEASIVDNAIISPLLELLGFAPGEQAYNQQKQSSRPDFAPSDPVYGTCFIVEDKSTSLTLTLDLNDPNSHLSQLQGYIRGLRFGWLTNGRQFMVWDFSNPNQPRCTVDLDLPTAIQEWNQAGATSLSDNTTRALRDVFDLFRKAAFTSLDRLKDELAIDLEEWQQRALPLGNGGGNEPILVESLQSLVEELKGDARRSLNHHLTLHDEYLNKANRLTDDAVESATQQIQQLRERVLSSLTNIQNLVGLTAEEQAAIQAMLMRLEQDARAFISPKELFEQVLGVLNQAFQRKHAGKAKPPKTPSSLEKDYTPLHDVLVSYANTVFGWHQQQATLRQTYQANIRVFDDYTVWTALVQETMLGGLSEDQRRDEFALQAAYVVFIRLLLIRVCEDKEIFQGEDRVPHRFVSDGGMKQWQETIERYWIFATGNPYSPLLDMAYNNAQNIYAHFFTGRELFNWYQLNEQQLIMTLHQLSRFNFAGVDSDIVGTVYNTYVSRKEKKEKGQYYTPPEIVNYILDEVGYVSGTGIIGKNKRLIDPACGSGSFLVAAAKRLVSAYKNNTDQIDDPVTVLQRVQANLFGFDLNPFACYLAEVNLLIQVLDIVKLAHEKQQRPKIQRFHIYNVDALARPSGTYRFALFNTLIAEESDQVDQIKSRSPNTPYANGFAFVVANPPYGASISSAYQEVLKADYADIFYGHPDTYAFFLKLGTELLGKNGKLGFITPNTYLMGTNTPNLRKELLNIGRIEQIVDLPQGIWKDANVDCVLIFITEEANEQHRRDNQVRVNLLDIRDSLDKLTARDWDEILVHEQSTWIDHPKYEIAIRYDDIMRRTEEACRVSIGNGSSHTKIKQLGDVVDSSPGIDPYTTAAQGRASPYIKSYRNVPINETDWKALLDSSSFVGRYELRWGSIKPYIKYGEWLCRSRESRYFDSPKLLIQDMRNRALKRRLVATFDDQKFYNRKNLSNIITSDVNYHIKYILALFNSSLLNYWFARKFTNLHINPSYFRQLPIYPADADTQAEFVELVDRILAKNAELNQLREQGYTIKRQRNGNTPIEIPYNRLLSDIQQQNPNFSTLNFFDARASQLFSIPQKCNLQETISSNVFIPSKHPTTVVLRNNKLWFEVPDDNIRRYLLGYLKAPQWQGKTWDEIKNQAQIPEEESGLNAFFSLEDQKRQAIQTLLDEVAQIDAEIDEKVLNLYGITDPADRQRILESGAKTDEEAETMDTTAKNFEPEEE from the coding sequence ATGACTGAGCTACCGATGTTTGACGAGTTCCTACCTGTCTTTTTTGGGATATTCCAAAAGAGCTTCAAAAGAGAAGCTGATTTCTTAAGTTACATAAATCGCCCCGATAATCAACGCAGGGGAGATGAAGCCTCTATTGTTGACAACGCTATTATCAGTCCTTTGCTTGAGTTACTGGGTTTTGCACCAGGGGAGCAAGCTTATAACCAGCAGAAACAGAGCAGTCGTCCTGACTTTGCGCCCAGCGATCCCGTGTACGGCACTTGCTTTATTGTGGAGGACAAAAGTACATCTCTGACGCTGACCCTGGATCTGAACGATCCGAACAGTCATCTATCGCAGTTACAGGGTTATATACGTGGATTGCGGTTCGGATGGCTGACAAATGGTAGACAGTTTATGGTTTGGGACTTTTCCAATCCAAATCAGCCTAGATGCACTGTTGATTTGGATCTTCCCACTGCAATTCAGGAATGGAATCAGGCAGGAGCCACAAGCCTTTCGGATAATACAACAAGAGCATTACGGGATGTATTCGATCTGTTCCGTAAAGCAGCATTTACCAGTCTGGATCGCTTAAAGGATGAATTGGCGATCGATTTGGAGGAGTGGCAGCAACGGGCGTTGCCCCTTGGCAATGGTGGTGGGAATGAGCCGATTTTGGTGGAGTCGTTGCAGTCGTTGGTGGAGGAGCTTAAGGGGGATGCACGGCGATCGCTTAATCATCACCTAACCTTACATGATGAATACCTGAATAAAGCCAATCGACTGACTGATGATGCTGTTGAATCGGCAACACAACAGATTCAACAGTTGCGGGAACGGGTTTTATCTAGTCTAACGAACATTCAAAACCTGGTAGGTCTGACCGCAGAGGAGCAAGCCGCGATTCAAGCAATGCTAATGCGGCTGGAACAGGATGCTAGGGCATTTATCAGCCCAAAGGAGTTGTTTGAGCAGGTGCTTGGGGTGCTGAATCAGGCATTTCAACGTAAACACGCAGGTAAAGCTAAACCGCCAAAAACTCCATCCTCTTTAGAAAAGGATTATACACCGCTCCATGATGTGCTAGTTTCCTATGCCAATACGGTCTTTGGCTGGCATCAGCAACAGGCAACTCTGCGCCAGACCTATCAAGCAAATATTCGTGTTTTTGATGATTACACGGTTTGGACGGCTTTGGTACAAGAAACGATGCTCGGTGGACTGAGTGAAGACCAGCGACGAGATGAGTTTGCATTACAGGCAGCGTATGTGGTGTTTATTCGATTGCTGTTAATTCGAGTTTGCGAAGACAAGGAGATTTTTCAGGGCGAGGATCGGGTTCCCCATCGGTTTGTGTCAGATGGGGGAATGAAGCAATGGCAGGAAACGATCGAACGCTATTGGATCTTTGCGACGGGCAATCCTTACAGTCCGTTGCTGGATATGGCATATAACAACGCCCAAAATATTTATGCTCACTTTTTTACTGGACGAGAACTGTTTAACTGGTATCAATTGAATGAGCAGCAGTTGATTATGACGCTGCACCAACTGAGCCGATTTAACTTTGCTGGCGTAGATTCTGACATTGTAGGGACGGTCTACAACACCTATGTCAGCCGCAAAGAGAAGAAGGAAAAAGGGCAGTATTACACGCCTCCTGAAATTGTGAATTACATTCTGGATGAGGTGGGGTATGTATCGGGTACAGGAATTATTGGCAAAAACAAACGCTTGATCGATCCAGCGTGTGGCAGTGGTTCATTTTTGGTGGCGGCAGCAAAACGCTTAGTGTCAGCTTACAAGAATAATACAGATCAGATTGACGATCCAGTTACCGTATTGCAACGGGTACAAGCTAATTTGTTTGGCTTTGACCTGAACCCGTTTGCTTGCTATTTAGCTGAGGTGAATTTGTTGATTCAAGTGCTGGATATAGTAAAGCTGGCACATGAAAAACAACAGCGTCCTAAAATTCAACGCTTTCATATTTACAATGTTGATGCCCTAGCTCGTCCGTCGGGAACTTATCGCTTTGCGTTGTTTAATACGCTAATTGCAGAAGAAAGTGACCAGGTAGACCAGATTAAAAGCCGTTCTCCGAATACGCCCTATGCAAATGGGTTTGCTTTTGTGGTTGCGAATCCTCCCTATGGGGCATCAATCAGTAGTGCCTATCAAGAAGTATTGAAAGCAGATTACGCTGATATCTTTTATGGTCATCCTGATACCTACGCATTCTTTCTGAAACTTGGCACTGAGCTATTAGGGAAAAATGGGAAGCTTGGATTTATTACGCCCAATACTTATCTAATGGGAACTAACACCCCTAATCTACGAAAAGAACTACTTAACATAGGGCGCATTGAGCAAATTGTAGACTTGCCTCAAGGAATTTGGAAAGATGCTAATGTTGACTGTGTACTGATTTTTATTACAGAAGAGGCTAACGAGCAGCATCGTAGAGATAATCAAGTTCGAGTCAATTTATTAGACATACGTGATTCTTTAGATAAACTAACAGCACGAGATTGGGATGAAATATTAGTGCATGAACAATCAACTTGGATAGATCATCCGAAATATGAAATTGCGATTCGTTATGATGACATTATGAGGCGAACTGAAGAGGCTTGTCGAGTTTCCATTGGCAATGGTTCATCTCATACAAAAATAAAGCAGCTTGGTGATGTAGTAGATAGCTCTCCAGGAATTGATCCATACACTACGGCTGCTCAAGGTCGAGCGAGTCCATATATTAAATCTTATCGAAATGTTCCAATAAATGAGACAGATTGGAAAGCATTGCTTGATAGCAGTAGCTTTGTGGGACGTTATGAATTACGTTGGGGGAGTATCAAACCGTATATCAAATATGGAGAATGGCTATGCCGTTCCCGTGAGTCAAGATATTTTGATTCTCCAAAGCTACTCATTCAAGATATGAGAAACCGCGCACTAAAGCGACGTTTAGTAGCAACATTCGACGATCAAAAATTTTATAATCGCAAAAACTTAAGTAACATCATTACAAGCGATGTAAACTACCACATCAAGTACATATTAGCTTTATTTAACTCATCATTACTCAATTATTGGTTTGCAAGAAAATTCACTAATTTACATATTAATCCTTCCTATTTTCGGCAACTTCCAATCTATCCGGCAGATGCTGACACACAAGCTGAATTTGTAGAACTCGTCGATCGCATCCTCGCCAAAAACGCCGAACTCAACCAACTGCGAGAACAGGGTTACACCATCAAACGCCAACGCAACGGCAACACCCCGATCGAAATTCCCTACAATCGCCTATTGAGCGACATTCAACAGCAAAACCCTAACTTTTCAACGCTGAATTTCTTTGATGCCAGAGCCTCACAGTTGTTTAGTATTCCCCAAAAGTGTAACCTACAAGAAACCATCAGCAGTAACGTCTTTATTCCATCCAAACATCCAACCACTGTAGTATTGCGTAACAATAAACTCTGGTTTGAAGTCCCGGATGACAACATCCGGCGCTATCTTTTGGGCTACTTAAAAGCTCCCCAATGGCAGGGTAAAACTTGGGACGAGATCAAAAATCAAGCGCAGATTCCAGAAGAAGAAAGCGGCCTCAACGCTTTCTTTTCCTTGGAAGACCAAAAACGCCAAGCTATTCAAACTCTACTGGATGAAGTTGCTCAAATTGATGCGGAAATTGATGAAAAGGTTCTGAATCTCTACGGCATTACCGATCCGGCAGACCGACAGCGCATCTTGGAGAGTGGAGCAAAAACTGATGAGGAAGCCGAGACAATGGATACAACTGCAAAGAATTTTGAACCAGAGGAAGAATAA